In Roseovarius indicus, one genomic interval encodes:
- a CDS encoding citryl-CoA lyase — MGKRKEKISSDIAWSTSDKISVRGLDLPNEILGHMNLGDLAFLQLTGRKATPEESRVFNAIVITLVEHGITPSALAARMTYMGAPESLQAAVAAGLCGLGTVFVGSMEGASKMLYEALPPEKLGTGVDLDALAVDTVEKFRARKMIVPGLGHPVHKPVDPRTPRLFQIAAENDKFGEYIELIQKIQAVAEEKSGKMLPINATGAIGAICCEFGFPWKIVRGFGVMARAIGLVGHILEESENPISYELWQRAEQEILETSGPGAK, encoded by the coding sequence ATGGGAAAACGCAAAGAAAAAATCAGCTCCGACATTGCCTGGAGCACCTCTGACAAGATCAGCGTGCGCGGGCTTGACCTGCCCAACGAGATCCTGGGCCACATGAACCTTGGCGATCTGGCGTTCCTGCAACTGACGGGCCGCAAGGCCACGCCCGAGGAAAGCCGGGTGTTCAACGCCATCGTCATTACCCTGGTAGAACATGGGATCACGCCTTCGGCTCTGGCGGCGCGGATGACCTACATGGGGGCACCGGAATCGCTTCAGGCGGCTGTGGCGGCCGGCTTGTGCGGGCTTGGCACCGTCTTTGTCGGCTCGATGGAGGGTGCCTCGAAGATGCTTTACGAGGCACTGCCGCCGGAAAAGCTGGGCACCGGTGTAGATCTGGATGCGCTGGCCGTCGATACGGTGGAAAAATTCCGCGCCCGCAAGATGATCGTGCCGGGGCTCGGACATCCGGTGCACAAGCCGGTCGATCCGCGCACCCCGCGCCTGTTCCAGATCGCTGCCGAGAACGACAAGTTCGGTGAATACATCGAGTTGATCCAGAAAATTCAGGCCGTTGCCGAAGAAAAATCGGGTAAGATGCTGCCGATTAACGCCACCGGGGCGATCGGAGCGATCTGCTGTGAATTTGGCTTCCCCTGGAAGATCGTGCGGGGCTTTGGCGTCATGGCACGCGCCATCGGCCTGGTCGGTCATATCCTCGAAGAGAGCGAAAACCCGATTTCCTATGAGCTTTGGCAGCGTGCCGAGCAGGAAATTCTTGAAACGTCGGGTCCGGGAGCGAAGTAA
- a CDS encoding hydroxymethylglutaryl-CoA lyase — translation MSDFPKFVEFREEGPREGFQIEKKIYPIEERIELIDMLSETGLKRIQVGSFVSPKYVPQMADTGELFQRIKRKPGVNYTSLWLNDKGFRKALTAHEVDIDPRLLFYPSEAFAKSNNNSTSAEMREKQRDWVRLYKEEGYTVDAAYVMTAFGCNLEGPIPQERILDDFRFILQLCEEEDIPVPILVVADTMGWGNPEAVKRMIGALRELAPEARIGMHIHDTRGLGIANVYAALSMGVDMFESSVAGLGGCPFAGHGHARAAGNVCTEDAVFLCHELGIETGIDLDKLIAAAVKAEEIIGVPLMGRVMHTGGLDKYRKSR, via the coding sequence ATGAGCGACTTTCCCAAATTCGTCGAGTTTCGCGAAGAAGGCCCGCGTGAGGGTTTTCAGATCGAAAAGAAGATTTATCCGATCGAAGAGCGGATCGAACTGATCGACATGCTCAGCGAAACCGGTCTAAAGCGCATTCAGGTCGGCAGTTTCGTCAGCCCGAAATACGTGCCGCAAATGGCCGACACCGGCGAGTTGTTCCAGCGTATCAAGCGCAAACCGGGCGTGAACTACACATCGCTGTGGCTGAACGACAAAGGGTTTCGCAAGGCCCTGACCGCGCATGAGGTCGATATCGACCCGCGTCTGCTGTTCTATCCTTCCGAAGCATTCGCAAAGTCGAACAACAATAGTACCTCTGCGGAAATGCGGGAGAAGCAACGCGACTGGGTCCGTCTTTACAAGGAAGAGGGATATACGGTCGACGCGGCCTATGTGATGACCGCCTTCGGCTGCAACCTCGAAGGCCCCATCCCGCAAGAGCGCATCCTGGACGATTTCCGCTTTATCCTTCAGCTGTGCGAAGAAGAGGACATCCCCGTGCCGATCCTTGTGGTCGCCGACACCATGGGCTGGGGAAACCCCGAGGCGGTCAAACGGATGATCGGCGCCCTGCGCGAATTGGCGCCCGAGGCGCGCATCGGTATGCACATCCATGACACACGTGGGCTGGGGATCGCCAACGTTTATGCGGCCCTGTCGATGGGCGTGGACATGTTCGAAAGCTCCGTCGCCGGTCTTGGCGGCTGTCCTTTCGCGGGCCACGGCCACGCGCGCGCCGCAGGAAATGTCTGCACCGAGGATGCAGTGTTCCTGTGTCACGAACTCGGCATCGAAACCGGCATTGATCTGGACAAGCTGATCGCAGCGGCGGTCAAAGCAGAAGAGATCATCGGTGTGCCGCTCATGGGCCGGGTCATGCACACCGGCGGGTTGGACAAATACCGCAAGTCACGCTGA
- a CDS encoding ABC transporter substrate-binding protein, producing MNKFLQAVVGLGVAIAPLTSSPALAQAEEIVIPAIAAMSGPVAVTGQDAQKGIAVALEHINADGGVAGRSLKIQLYDTQGNPGVVRQVMERLTRLERAPIILGCEISAGTSAAAQFAEQARVPYLNSSAVSAELLERGYKWYFSDQITADSEASTVVSFLDHLMTQGDVVPALLYEDSPRGAGTIERIEVLLEERGIEIAASAPYSRSDRNLLPPVKRVQTSGANVVIWAGYTEDVVTGLQAMQQLDFKPYIIGIGGGPGDVRIPQLVDRDFIEDVNLSTVDYFNPDMDRAQRFVKAYEEKHGIVPSSYASMCYRGAYTLKAALEETLEAGQDLTDENLRAALLEIDIPGKELISPFSRIKFDEHGRNVGSQNLIAQWKEGGTKKVTVWPPEVAVEEPNPLN from the coding sequence ATGAACAAGTTTCTACAGGCCGTTGTCGGCCTGGGCGTCGCCATTGCGCCGCTGACGTCTTCACCTGCGCTGGCCCAAGCCGAAGAAATCGTGATACCGGCGATTGCCGCGATGTCGGGACCGGTCGCCGTGACCGGACAGGATGCGCAAAAGGGGATCGCAGTTGCCCTTGAGCACATCAACGCCGATGGCGGCGTCGCCGGTCGGTCGCTGAAGATCCAGCTTTATGACACACAGGGCAATCCCGGGGTGGTGCGCCAAGTGATGGAGCGGTTGACCCGCCTCGAGCGGGCTCCGATCATCCTTGGCTGCGAGATCAGCGCAGGCACATCGGCAGCGGCGCAGTTCGCCGAGCAGGCGCGGGTTCCTTACCTGAACTCGTCGGCGGTGTCGGCCGAGCTCCTCGAGCGCGGTTACAAATGGTATTTCTCCGACCAGATCACAGCCGATTCCGAGGCGTCCACGGTCGTGTCTTTCCTGGATCACCTCATGACACAAGGCGACGTCGTCCCGGCGCTGCTTTATGAAGACAGCCCGCGCGGCGCCGGAACCATCGAGCGGATCGAAGTTCTGCTGGAGGAGAGGGGCATCGAGATCGCCGCCAGCGCGCCGTATTCGCGCAGCGATCGCAACCTTCTGCCACCGGTCAAGCGGGTGCAGACGTCGGGTGCCAACGTGGTGATCTGGGCCGGCTACACCGAAGATGTGGTGACCGGGCTTCAGGCAATGCAGCAGCTTGACTTCAAACCCTACATTATCGGAATCGGCGGAGGCCCAGGTGATGTGCGCATCCCGCAACTTGTGGACAGGGACTTCATTGAGGACGTCAATCTCAGCACGGTGGACTACTTCAATCCCGACATGGACCGTGCCCAGCGATTTGTGAAGGCTTACGAGGAAAAGCACGGCATCGTTCCGTCCAGCTATGCGTCGATGTGCTACCGCGGAGCATACACGTTGAAGGCTGCGCTGGAGGAGACGCTTGAGGCAGGCCAGGATCTGACAGACGAGAACCTTCGCGCCGCCCTCCTTGAGATCGACATCCCCGGCAAGGAACTGATCTCACCTTTCTCTCGGATCAAGTTCGACGAACACGGCCGGAATGTCGGATCGCAGAATCTGATCGCGCAATGGAAGGAAGGCGGCACGAAAAAGGTCACGGTCTGGCCGCCAGAGGTGGCTGTGGAAGAGCCCAATCCTCTGAACTGA
- a CDS encoding acyl-CoA dehydrogenase family protein, which yields MQTSAPDTHTDLRDALRALCAQFPPEYHRKFGEGETYPEEFVDALTREGWLAAMIPEEYGGSGLGLTEASIIMEEANRCGANAGHFHGQMYNMGTLLRHGSDAQKQKYLPGIASGELRLQSMAVTEPTTGTDTTKLKTTAVKKGDRYVINGQKVWISRIQHSDLMILLARTTPLSEVKKKSQGLSIFMVDLKEAIGNGMEVRPIANMPGHETNEVFFDNLEIPAENLIGTEGRGFYHILDGLNAERTLIAAECIGDGYWFVDKARAYAGDRVVFDRPIGQNQGVQFPIARSYVNIEAANLMRFEACRRFDAGLDCGAQANMAKLLASEASWEAANACIQTHGGFGFAREYDVERKFREARLYQVAPISTNLILSYVAEHILGMPRSF from the coding sequence ATGCAGACGTCAGCCCCAGACACTCACACCGATCTGCGCGACGCGCTTCGTGCGCTTTGCGCGCAGTTTCCGCCGGAATATCATCGCAAATTCGGCGAGGGTGAAACTTATCCCGAAGAGTTCGTCGACGCGCTGACCCGCGAGGGCTGGCTGGCGGCGATGATCCCCGAGGAATACGGCGGCTCGGGCCTTGGCCTGACCGAAGCCTCGATCATCATGGAGGAGGCAAACCGTTGCGGCGCCAATGCCGGTCACTTCCACGGGCAGATGTACAACATGGGCACGCTTCTGCGGCACGGCTCGGACGCGCAAAAGCAGAAATACCTGCCCGGCATCGCCAGCGGCGAGTTGCGCCTGCAATCCATGGCCGTGACCGAACCGACCACCGGGACCGACACCACCAAACTCAAGACCACGGCGGTGAAAAAGGGCGACCGCTATGTGATCAACGGCCAGAAAGTCTGGATCAGCCGCATCCAGCATTCTGACCTGATGATCCTGCTGGCACGCACCACGCCGCTGAGCGAGGTCAAGAAAAAGTCGCAGGGCCTGTCGATCTTCATGGTCGATCTGAAAGAGGCGATCGGCAACGGGATGGAGGTCCGCCCAATCGCCAACATGCCCGGCCACGAAACCAATGAAGTGTTTTTCGACAACCTGGAAATCCCCGCCGAGAACCTGATCGGCACCGAGGGGCGCGGATTTTACCATATTCTTGACGGGTTGAACGCCGAACGGACCCTGATTGCGGCGGAATGTATCGGTGATGGATACTGGTTCGTCGACAAAGCCCGCGCCTATGCCGGTGACCGCGTGGTCTTTGACCGTCCCATTGGCCAGAACCAAGGCGTGCAATTCCCTATCGCCAGGTCCTATGTGAACATCGAGGCCGCCAACCTGATGCGCTTTGAAGCCTGCAGGCGGTTCGATGCTGGGCTGGATTGCGGAGCACAGGCGAATATGGCTAAGCTGCTGGCTTCGGAGGCCAGCTGGGAAGCGGCCAATGCCTGCATCCAGACCCACGGTGGCTTTGGTTTCGCGCGCGAATACGATGTCGAGCGCAAGTTCCGCGAGGCCCGGCTGTATCAGGTGGCACCGATCTCGACCAACCTGATCCTGTCCTATGTCGCCGAGCATATCCTTGGTATGCCGCGGTCGTTCTGA
- a CDS encoding SDR family NAD(P)-dependent oxidoreductase produces MTKALDGKVVLVTGAGGGIGRDIALMAAAEGAAVVVNDLGASLKGTGQTETAAQKVVEEIRAAGGNAIADGGNVTDPDAARAMVEAGVKEFGRIDAVVNNAGILRDGYFHKMTYEDFDAVVKVHLYGAFNTSRAAADYFREQEGGALVHMTSTSGLIGNLAQANYSAAKLGIAAFSKSVALDLKRWNVRSNCIAPFAWSRMISSIKTDTPEQVARVEKIKEMTPAKVAPMACFLMSDRAADVSGQIFAVRKNEIFLFNQPRPVRSVHSGDGWTADEIAERAIPALKSQFTPLEVSADVFSWDPV; encoded by the coding sequence ATGACAAAAGCACTTGACGGAAAGGTCGTTCTGGTCACCGGGGCCGGCGGTGGGATCGGGCGTGATATCGCCTTGATGGCAGCCGCAGAAGGCGCCGCCGTTGTGGTCAACGATCTGGGCGCGTCCCTCAAAGGCACCGGTCAGACCGAAACTGCGGCGCAGAAAGTCGTCGAAGAGATCAGGGCCGCCGGGGGCAACGCGATCGCCGATGGCGGCAACGTCACCGATCCGGACGCCGCGCGCGCGATGGTCGAGGCCGGGGTCAAGGAATTCGGCCGCATCGACGCGGTGGTGAACAACGCCGGCATCCTGCGCGACGGTTACTTCCACAAGATGACCTACGAGGATTTCGACGCGGTGGTGAAGGTCCATCTCTATGGCGCCTTCAACACCAGCCGTGCGGCGGCCGATTATTTCCGCGAACAAGAGGGCGGTGCTCTGGTGCACATGACCTCGACCTCGGGGCTGATCGGCAATCTGGCGCAGGCGAATTACTCGGCGGCAAAGCTGGGCATCGCGGCCTTCTCGAAATCGGTCGCGCTCGACCTGAAACGCTGGAACGTGCGGTCAAACTGCATCGCGCCCTTCGCCTGGAGCCGGATGATCTCGTCGATCAAGACAGACACCCCGGAACAAGTGGCACGGGTCGAAAAGATCAAGGAGATGACACCGGCCAAGGTTGCACCGATGGCCTGCTTCCTGATGAGCGACCGCGCGGCTGACGTGTCAGGGCAGATATTTGCGGTTCGCAAGAACGAAATCTTCCTGTTCAATCAGCCCCGCCCGGTGCGGTCGGTTCATTCCGGTGATGGCTGGACCGCCGATGAAATCGCCGAGCGCGCTATTCCCGCGCTCAAATCGCAATTCACGCCGCTCGAAGTTTCGGCGGACGTCTTTTCGTGGGATCCGGTCTGA
- a CDS encoding CaiB/BaiF CoA transferase family protein, protein MDSQPQEPSPQKPAEGDGPLAGYRVLDLSVNVLGPVATQILGDMGADVIKIESPDGDYTRQVGPSRNPKMGALFLNANRNKRSVVLDLKKPDARVALLDLVRSTDVLVHSMRPGAAERLGVDYEAIRAVNPGIIHASASGFRLDSERRDWPAFDDVIQGASGVAGLMARASGEPRYYPTVIADKLCGYILASSIAMAFVWRERTGHGQQVNVPMMDAMVNFNLIEHLCGATLDRPDLGMGYSRVFSPHRRPYPTQDGHICVMAAMDNQWLRLFDAIGRPELRDDPRFATAALRTDHIDALYGILAEAIAGNTTAEWRRRFDAADVPKGPANSLEDLLVDPYLVQTGYFERHEHPTEGALVTPRIPVQFSHSPGRVRRLPPRLGEHTEEVLSEIRPPRADT, encoded by the coding sequence ATGGACAGCCAGCCGCAGGAGCCATCACCGCAGAAGCCAGCCGAGGGGGACGGCCCGCTTGCCGGTTACAGGGTGCTTGATCTTTCGGTCAACGTGCTAGGGCCGGTGGCGACCCAGATCCTCGGCGACATGGGGGCCGACGTCATCAAGATCGAGTCACCCGACGGCGACTACACACGCCAGGTGGGACCGTCGCGCAACCCGAAGATGGGGGCACTGTTCCTCAACGCAAACCGCAACAAACGCTCGGTCGTGCTCGACCTGAAAAAACCCGACGCGCGGGTCGCGCTCCTTGATCTGGTGCGTTCGACGGACGTGCTGGTGCATTCGATGCGCCCCGGTGCCGCCGAACGCCTCGGCGTTGATTACGAGGCGATCCGCGCGGTCAATCCCGGTATTATCCACGCCTCGGCTTCGGGTTTCCGGCTGGACAGCGAGCGCCGCGACTGGCCTGCTTTCGACGATGTGATCCAGGGTGCCAGCGGCGTAGCCGGGCTTATGGCCCGGGCCAGCGGCGAGCCGCGCTATTACCCCACTGTAATCGCGGACAAACTATGCGGGTATATCCTGGCATCGTCCATTGCGATGGCCTTCGTCTGGCGCGAGCGCACCGGCCACGGACAGCAGGTAAACGTGCCGATGATGGATGCGATGGTCAACTTCAACCTGATCGAGCATCTCTGCGGCGCAACCCTCGACCGACCCGATCTGGGCATGGGTTACAGCCGGGTATTCTCGCCTCATCGTCGGCCTTATCCGACGCAGGACGGGCACATCTGCGTGATGGCGGCGATGGACAACCAGTGGCTGCGTCTCTTCGACGCCATAGGCCGGCCCGAGCTGCGCGACGATCCACGATTTGCCACAGCCGCGTTGCGCACCGATCACATCGACGCGTTATATGGGATCCTCGCCGAGGCAATCGCGGGGAATACAACTGCCGAGTGGCGCCGCCGGTTCGACGCGGCCGACGTGCCGAAAGGACCGGCCAACAGCCTGGAGGATCTGCTGGTTGATCCCTACCTGGTTCAAACCGGGTATTTCGAGCGCCACGAGCACCCGACAGAGGGCGCCCTCGTGACGCCCCGGATACCGGTCCAGTTCTCGCACAGCCCCGGCCGGGTGCGCCGTCTTCCACCGCGGCTGGGCGAGCACACGGAGGAGGTTCTGTCCGAAATCCGCCCTCCGCGCGCCGACACCTGA
- a CDS encoding acetyl/propionyl/methylcrotonyl-CoA carboxylase subunit alpha, translated as MARTARASGITPVGVHSQADANALHVRKIGKSVCIGAGPASESYLKIDAVIAAAQSVGADAIHPGYGFLAENPDFARAVEAAGMIFMGPTPETLERFGDKASAKEAAVAASVPVISGAEGAWSDPEQIAEEVRQMGLPVLLKAVGGGGGRGQRLVSDETTLVEDIEGALREAKSTFGSEGLLLERFLPEARHVEVQIAGDGKGHVVHLFERDCTLQRRHQKVIEEAPAWGLYRSLLGDIAHDAVRLGEALDYRGLGTVEFLVAGDEYFFLEVNPRIQVEHPVTEAITGLDLVALHLRIAEGAGLGLVQDDLKINGHAVEARLYAEDPAMQFAPSTGTLTTLSLPSGLRIDSGVEEGDAVTPYYDPMIAKLIVHAPDRETALARLATALDHVAVEGVETNRAFLTALARNHEFERMQVHTRWIDGRLDELTQAPALSRPDLWKATAAILFVTQSRSDTNAIPWTNRDAFTGWRLGLGDDAIEAGQRVALTDSDEVSEELRIGPVKPGARYTVHSENGEALTLSARELTPGRWRVGEGDTVHLIDARLHAGVIELDTPEGRLVFRPAAPLAFAGGDAVADRAVTSPLTGMIVEIKVSDGQAVAEGDVVAVMESMKLEISIRAAAAGIASNISVSNGDMVDRGQVIAEILPSEE; from the coding sequence ACCCCTGTCGGCGTGCATTCGCAGGCCGACGCCAATGCCCTGCATGTCCGCAAGATTGGCAAATCTGTCTGTATCGGCGCCGGGCCTGCATCCGAGAGCTATCTGAAAATCGACGCGGTGATTGCCGCCGCGCAATCGGTGGGCGCGGATGCGATCCATCCCGGTTACGGCTTTCTGGCCGAAAACCCCGATTTTGCCCGTGCGGTCGAAGCCGCCGGCATGATCTTCATGGGGCCGACGCCGGAAACGCTTGAACGTTTCGGCGACAAGGCCAGCGCCAAAGAGGCCGCCGTGGCGGCCAGCGTCCCGGTGATTTCGGGCGCCGAAGGTGCGTGGTCCGATCCCGAGCAGATTGCCGAGGAGGTGCGCCAAATGGGCCTGCCGGTGCTGCTCAAGGCTGTCGGCGGCGGTGGTGGGCGCGGACAACGGCTCGTCTCCGACGAAACCACGCTGGTCGAGGACATCGAAGGCGCGCTGCGCGAGGCGAAATCCACTTTCGGCTCCGAAGGGCTGCTGCTGGAACGTTTCCTGCCCGAAGCACGCCATGTCGAAGTGCAGATTGCAGGCGACGGCAAAGGCCATGTGGTGCATCTGTTCGAACGCGACTGCACACTTCAGCGCCGCCACCAGAAGGTCATCGAGGAGGCCCCGGCCTGGGGCCTGTACCGTTCACTTTTGGGCGACATCGCGCATGACGCGGTCCGCTTGGGCGAAGCGCTCGACTATCGCGGTCTGGGCACGGTCGAATTTCTGGTTGCGGGGGACGAGTATTTCTTCCTTGAGGTGAATCCACGCATTCAGGTGGAACATCCCGTCACCGAAGCGATCACCGGGCTGGACCTTGTCGCGCTTCACCTGCGCATTGCCGAAGGCGCGGGCCTTGGACTGGTACAGGATGACCTCAAGATCAATGGACACGCGGTCGAGGCGCGGCTTTACGCCGAAGATCCGGCGATGCAATTCGCCCCGTCGACGGGTACGCTCACCACGCTCAGCTTGCCATCGGGCCTGCGTATCGACAGCGGCGTCGAGGAAGGCGATGCCGTCACGCCCTATTACGACCCGATGATCGCCAAGCTGATCGTGCACGCGCCCGACCGGGAAACCGCATTGGCACGTCTGGCCACGGCGCTTGATCATGTCGCGGTCGAAGGTGTCGAAACCAATCGCGCCTTTCTGACGGCGCTGGCGCGAAACCATGAATTCGAACGGATGCAGGTGCATACCCGCTGGATCGACGGCAGGCTGGATGAGCTGACACAGGCACCCGCCCTGAGCCGCCCCGATCTGTGGAAAGCGACCGCTGCCATTCTCTTCGTGACCCAGTCGCGCAGCGACACAAACGCCATTCCCTGGACCAACCGTGATGCCTTTACCGGCTGGCGGCTTGGCCTGGGCGACGATGCGATTGAAGCGGGGCAGCGCGTGGCGCTCACCGATTCTGACGAGGTATCCGAGGAACTGCGCATCGGCCCTGTCAAACCGGGTGCCAGATACACCGTCCATTCGGAAAACGGCGAGGCGCTGACACTGTCGGCACGTGAACTGACCCCGGGCCGTTGGCGTGTCGGCGAAGGCGACACCGTCCATCTGATCGACGCGCGCCTGCACGCGGGCGTGATCGAACTGGACACGCCCGAAGGCCGCCTGGTCTTTCGGCCCGCCGCGCCCCTTGCCTTTGCCGGCGGCGATGCTGTGGCGGATCGCGCCGTGACCTCTCCGCTGACCGGCATGATTGTCGAAATCAAGGTTTCCGACGGCCAAGCTGTCGCCGAAGGCGACGTGGTCGCGGTCATGGAATCCATGAAACTCGAAATCTCGATCCGGGCGGCCGCGGCCGGAATAGCCAGCAATATATCCGTCTCGAATGGGGACATGGTCGATCGCGGCCAGGTCATCGCCGAGATTCTGCCATCCGAGGAGTGA
- a CDS encoding branched-chain amino acid ABC transporter permease, whose protein sequence is MSVELLLQAAVSGFLMGGIYALIALALALVFGVMGVLNFAHGDLLMVGMYGVVMVCASTGLSPFLAGVLLVPAMMAIGWAVFGRLIRPVVGSAPLVQAQLTIGLSFVIQSAALLWFGADLFNVRTELGASTIHLGAIVVSVPLLIGFVIALVASGLLAWFLSATVWGYRVRATAEDPVMAQLCGVTVQRVQMWVFVGATGSLAVAAGCLMGFYHVTPVVGLQFSVLSLMIVVLGGLGDLRGAMVAALVLGVAEALAGAIFNSASAPAGLYILFGAVLLLRPHGLLGRGATL, encoded by the coding sequence ATGAGCGTTGAGCTTCTTCTTCAGGCGGCAGTTTCGGGGTTTCTGATGGGTGGCATCTATGCGCTCATCGCCCTGGCCCTGGCGCTGGTGTTCGGCGTCATGGGCGTGCTGAACTTCGCCCATGGCGACCTGCTCATGGTCGGCATGTACGGCGTAGTGATGGTCTGCGCCTCCACGGGCCTCTCGCCGTTCCTTGCGGGCGTCCTACTAGTGCCTGCCATGATGGCGATCGGATGGGCGGTCTTCGGGCGGCTCATCCGGCCGGTCGTCGGCTCCGCCCCTCTCGTTCAGGCGCAGTTGACCATCGGACTGTCATTCGTGATCCAGAGCGCGGCGTTGCTATGGTTCGGGGCCGACCTGTTCAACGTGAGGACCGAACTCGGAGCGTCGACAATCCATCTTGGCGCCATCGTGGTAAGCGTGCCGTTGCTGATAGGCTTCGTCATCGCCCTGGTGGCGTCGGGGCTGCTGGCCTGGTTTCTCTCGGCGACCGTCTGGGGGTACCGCGTCCGTGCCACGGCGGAAGATCCGGTGATGGCCCAACTGTGCGGCGTGACGGTGCAGCGCGTGCAGATGTGGGTCTTCGTCGGCGCGACGGGGTCGCTGGCGGTCGCCGCCGGCTGCCTGATGGGGTTCTATCATGTCACCCCGGTGGTGGGCCTTCAGTTCAGCGTTCTGTCTCTGATGATCGTGGTGCTGGGCGGTCTGGGTGATCTGCGCGGTGCGATGGTGGCGGCGCTGGTTCTCGGCGTGGCCGAGGCCCTGGCCGGCGCCATCTTCAACAGCGCATCGGCGCCGGCGGGGCTTTACATCTTGTTCGGCGCCGTGCTGCTTCTGAGGCCGCACGGCCTTCTGGGGCGGGGGGCGACGTTATGA